Genomic DNA from Gemmatimonadaceae bacterium:
CCAGCTTGGCGAGGTGGCGACGGTAGTGCTCGCGGAACTCGGGCCGGTCCACCGGCACCTCCTCCCACACGCCGGCGGTGTGCCCCTCGCCCACGCCCTCGAAGAACGCCTTCATCTCGTCGAAGCGCGCGCGGTTGCCGAGCGCCGCATTGATCACCGTGGCCAGCGAGCCGGCACCGGCCGGCCCCATCAGCGGGCGCGCCGAGATCAGGTTCGTGAAGTACAGCGACGGGATGCCGAGTTCCTTGGCCGCCTGCACGACCGGCGTGGTGCCGATGGCGAGGTCGGGCTGGAATTCGCGCATCGCGGCCAGGTCCTGCTCCAGCGACGCGCGGTACTGCACGTGCACCCCGCGCGCCTGCAGCCAGTCGCGATCGGCCTCGCTGTACGGTGTGCGCGGGCAGGCGGTGCCCACGTAGCGCAGGTCGGCGCCGCTCTCCACCAGCAGCCGCGCCACCAGCAGTTCGCTTCCCTCGTAGCCGCTCATCGTGATCCGGCCCGTGATGGGCCTCGCGGCCAGCGCACCCTTGATCGCCGGCAGCACGGCGTTCTGTGCCGCGCCGATCACGTCCGCGCTGACGCCCGCCGCCTCGCCGATGTGCCGCAGCCAGTCGGCGGTGCCGTCATGGCCCACCGGTGCCGAGCCCACGATCGGGCGGCCGGCGTACTCGAACTCGCGGAACGAGGCCGTATAGAACGGGTGGATGGCCGCCACCACGGCACAATCGAGCGCCGCGTACAGCTCGCGCCACTCGCGGGTCGGCACCACCGGTCCGGCGGCCAGGCCCAGCGGCGCGAGCATCATCCCGATGCCGACCGGGTCGGCGGGGAACATCTCGCCCACCAGCGTCACCGTCGGCTTCTCACTACGCCCGCCGCGTGGCGCGGCCACCGGCCCCTGCTCGGCCTCGGTGCGCGCATACCGCAGCATCGCACCGCTCAGCACGTCCTTCGCCTCGGCATGCGTTGGCACGCCGAAGCCCGGCACGTCGATGCCGATGATGCGCACGCCGTTGATCTCCTTCGGCAGGAGCTGCAGCGGCACGCCCGACGCCGTCGGCACGCAGAGGTTCGTGATCACCACCGCGTCGTACAGCGCCGGATCGGCGAGCTTGAACACCGCGTCGCGGATGTCCTCGAAGAGCTGGCCGGTCACCAGCGTCTCGGAGTTGAACGGCACGTACCCGACCGTGCGCCGCGCCCCGTAGAAGTGGCTCGTGAACGTCAGGCCGTAGACGCAGCAGGCCGACCCGCTGAGGATCGTGGCGGTGCGGCGCATGCGCAGGCCAACGCGCAGTGAGCCGAATGCCGGGCACATCGACTGCGGCTGGTCGTGCGGCCCCTTCGGGTAGTCGGCGGCATACTGGTCGAGGATGCCGCCCTTGCCGCTCGCCATGGCGGCGGCCTTCATCTGCTCGGCGCCGGAGTGGCAGCCCACCCCGTCGGTCGGCGGGGCGGTGAGCACCGGCAGCGCGGAGCGCGTCGAGCCGGCGCCGAGGTCCAGGCCGGCCGCCAGCTGCGCGTCGTTCGTCATCGGTGACGCGCCCGCGGCATCGTACGAGACCTCGCGGTTCGGCGTCGTGATCATCTCGTCAGGCATCGTGCGGCTCAGACGGTGTCGTAGACGACTTCGAGCGAGGCCTTGTTCGACTCCTCGCGTCCGCACATGTCGAGGAACGACGCCGGCTCGAGCACCACGTTGCGGCCGACGGTGTCGGCGGAGAACCGGTTCAGCAGCTCGTCCTGCGTGAGCGGGTGCGGGCGCACCGGCGGCGCGTCGGCCACTGCCTGTGCGAGGCCGGCGAACAGCTCGCCCCAGTCGCCGCCGGGAATGCCGATGATCTCGTAGTTGGCGCTCTTCTTCCGGATGTCGTCGTTGGCCGGGATCTTGGCGAGGATCGGGATGCCGACCTTGTTCGCGAAGGCCTCGGCCTCGCCGGTGCCGTCATCCTTGTTGATCACCACGCCGGCCACGCCCACGTTGCCGCCCAGCTTGCGGAAATACTCCACCGCCGAGCAGACGTTGTTGGCCACGTAGAGTGACTGCAAGTCGTTGGAGGCGACGACGATCACCTTCTGGCACATGTCGCGCGCGATCGGCAGGCCGAAGCCGCCGCAGACCACGTCGCCGAGGAAGTCCAGGAGGACGAAGTCGAAGCCCCACTCGTGGAAGCCGAGCTTCTCGAGGGTCTCGAAGCCATGGATGATGCCGCGCCCGCCGCAGCCGCGGCCGACTTCCGGTCCGCCGAGCTCCATGGCGAAGACGCCGTCGCGCTTGAAGCAGACGTCGCCGATGGCCACCTGCTCACCCGCCAGCTTCTTCTTCGAGCTCGTCTCGATGATCGTGGGGCAGGCCTTGCCGCCGAAGAGCAGCGAGGTGGTGTCGCTCTTGGGGTCGCAGCCGATCAGCAGCGTCTTGCGGCCCTGCTGTGCCATCATGTACGACAGGTTCGCCAGCGTGAAGCTCTTGCCGATGCCGCCCTTGCCGTAGATCGCGATGATCTGCGTCTCCTTCGTGACCGGACGTTCCTCAACCTGTGCCGCGTCCGGACCGGCGGCTTCGTCACGAAGCGCCTGGTGCATGGTCGCGAGCACGTCATCCTTCGCGGTGGCCTGTTGTGTGGTCATGCGGGCGAGCTCCAGTTGAGGATCATCTTGACACAATCGGGGTCACCGAACGCAGTAGCGTACGCCTGGGCTGCATCGGCAGCGGGGGCGCGGTGCGTGATGATCCCGTCCAGCGACAGGTGCCCGTCGGTCACCATGGCCGTGACATCGGCCAGGTCGGCGGGCGTGAATTCAGCCGCGATCCGCAGCGACAAGGCGCGCATGAACGCGAGGGGGAACGCAAACGACACGGGCTCGTGGTAGAACCCGCCGAGCACGATCTCGCCATGGCGCGCCAGGCGCGGCACGAGCGCGTCGAGGATGCCGGTGGCGCCGCTGAGCTCCAGGATGGCGGCGTGGTCGCGCCGCGGATCGTGATCCGGGTGCACGACCTGGTAGCCCGTCGCGCCGCTCACGCGCGCGGGCTCGATCTCGTGGACGGTGGGTGCCGGCCCGCCGAGTGCGAGCACCAGCCGCGCGGCCAGCCGGCCGAGGGAGCCATGGCCGGTGATGAGCGAGGGGAGGGTGCCCTCGCGGTGCGTGCGCAGCGCGTGCAGCGCCGTGGCGGCCAGCGACAGCAGCACGCCGCGCTCGCCAAGACCGCGCGGGATGCGGTGCGTCCGGTCACCCGCGACCACCAGGGTCTCCGCGGCGCCGCCGAAGAGTCCGCGGGTCTCGCCGAAGCAGCGGGCGCCGGCCACGAACACCTCGTCGCCGGCCTCGCGACCCGACCGCGGGCCGGCGTGTGTGATGGTGCCGACACTCTCGTAACCCGGGACGAGTGGATACCCGAGCCCGGGGAAGGGCGGCATCGTTCCGGTGTACAGCAGTCGCTCGGTGCCGGTG
This window encodes:
- the bchY gene encoding chlorophyllide a reductase subunit Y; translated protein: MPDEMITTPNREVSYDAAGASPMTNDAQLAAGLDLGAGSTRSALPVLTAPPTDGVGCHSGAEQMKAAAMASGKGGILDQYAADYPKGPHDQPQSMCPAFGSLRVGLRMRRTATILSGSACCVYGLTFTSHFYGARRTVGYVPFNSETLVTGQLFEDIRDAVFKLADPALYDAVVITNLCVPTASGVPLQLLPKEINGVRIIGIDVPGFGVPTHAEAKDVLSGAMLRYARTEAEQGPVAAPRGGRSEKPTVTLVGEMFPADPVGIGMMLAPLGLAAGPVVPTREWRELYAALDCAVVAAIHPFYTASFREFEYAGRPIVGSAPVGHDGTADWLRHIGEAAGVSADVIGAAQNAVLPAIKGALAARPITGRITMSGYEGSELLVARLLVESGADLRYVGTACPRTPYSEADRDWLQARGVHVQYRASLEQDLAAMREFQPDLAIGTTPVVQAAKELGIPSLYFTNLISARPLMGPAGAGSLATVINAALGNRARFDEMKAFFEGVGEGHTAGVWEEVPVDRPEFREHYRRHLAKLAKQRKAEEMV
- a CDS encoding chlorophyllide a reductase iron protein subunit X, whose translation is MTTQQATAKDDVLATMHQALRDEAAGPDAAQVEERPVTKETQIIAIYGKGGIGKSFTLANLSYMMAQQGRKTLLIGCDPKSDTTSLLFGGKACPTIIETSSKKKLAGEQVAIGDVCFKRDGVFAMELGGPEVGRGCGGRGIIHGFETLEKLGFHEWGFDFVLLDFLGDVVCGGFGLPIARDMCQKVIVVASNDLQSLYVANNVCSAVEYFRKLGGNVGVAGVVINKDDGTGEAEAFANKVGIPILAKIPANDDIRKKSANYEIIGIPGGDWGELFAGLAQAVADAPPVRPHPLTQDELLNRFSADTVGRNVVLEPASFLDMCGREESNKASLEVVYDTV
- the bchC gene encoding chlorophyll synthesis pathway protein BchC, yielding MNSLAVVFDEPRTLALRALPLDEPGDADVMIAVHHTGISTGTERLLYTGTMPPFPGLGYPLVPGYESVGTITHAGPRSGREAGDEVFVAGARCFGETRGLFGGAAETLVVAGDRTHRIPRGLGERGVLLSLAATALHALRTHREGTLPSLITGHGSLGRLAARLVLALGGPAPTVHEIEPARVSGATGYQVVHPDHDPRRDHAAILELSGATGILDALVPRLARHGEIVLGGFYHEPVSFAFPLAFMRALSLRIAAEFTPADLADVTAMVTDGHLSLDGIITHRAPAADAAQAYATAFGDPDCVKMILNWSSPA